The Henckelia pumila isolate YLH828 chromosome 2, ASM3356847v2, whole genome shotgun sequence genome includes a window with the following:
- the LOC140879073 gene encoding uncharacterized protein translates to MLPDNHNLPSSTYDAKKTLSCLSLSHEKIHACSNDCILYRKQYKDCVSCPKYGLLRWKLTKKNIEKKGVPAKVMWYFPPIPRFKRMYKSLETSKNLTWHKETTRVAGQLRHPFDSPSWRLVDHMWPDFESEPRNLRLALAADGVNPHRNLSSRYSCWPVMLATYNLPPNMCMKRKFIMLTMLIYGPKQPGNDIDVYLDVLVEDLQQLWEGVDGVYDAYRKQFFTLKAVLLWTINDFPAYGNLSGCTTHGYFACPVCGENTYAKHLENGRKMSFFGHRRFLPRFHPYRRQTKEFNGVEEHGETPTPLSGVTLYNKISNIKCEFGKISVKGKKRKKEKENNVEGSTEEKDLGATDFRKCWKKKSIFFNISYWKHLHVRHCLNVMHIEKNVFESLINTLMNVKGKTKDNVAARLDMIQMGVRPELRPKFGEKKTYIPPSACSFTKKEKLQVC, encoded by the coding sequence ATGCTACCAGATAATCACAATCTGCCATCCTCAACGTATGATGCAAAAAAGACATTGAGTTGTTTGTCGTTGAGTCATGAAAAGATCCATGCTTGTTCCAATGATTGCATCCTTTATAGAAAACAATATAAAGACTGTGTAAGCTGCCCTAAATATGGCTTGTTGCGTTGGAAGCTAACCAAGAAGAACATTGAGAAGAAAGGTGTTCCTGCTAaggtgatgtggtattttcccCCCATACCAAGATTCAAACGTATGTATAAATCTTTAGAGACCTCAAAAAATTTAACTTGGCATAAAGAAACCACAAGAGTTGCTGGTCAGTTACGTCATCCATTTGATTCACCATCTTGGAGGTTGGTTGATCATATGTGGCCCGACTTTGAAAGTGAGCCAAGAAATCTTCGCTTAGCACTTGCAGCTGATGGCGTTAATCCTCATAGAAACCTTAGTAGTCGATACAGCTGCTGGCCAGTCATGTTGGCCACATATAATCTGCCTCCAAACATGTGCATGAAGAGGAAATTCATCATGTTAACTATGCTCATTTATGGACCTAAACAGCCAGGTAACGATATAGATGTCTACCTTGATGTGCTAGTTGAAGATTTGCAACAATTGTGGGAAGGAGTTGATGGTGTCTATGATGCTTATCGAAAACAGTTTTTCACTCTTAAAGCAGTTTTATTATGGACCATCAATGACTTTCCTGCCTATGGTAACCTTAGTGGATGTACTACACATGGTTATTTTGCATGTCCAGTATGCGGAGAAAATACTTATGCAAAGCATTTGGAAAATGGGAGGAAAATGTCATTTTTTGGTCATAGACGATTCTTACCACGGTTTCATCCCTATCGGAGACAAACTAAGGAGTTCAATGGCGTAGAAGAACATGGAGAAACACCTACACCATTATCTGGAGTTACCTTATATAACAAGATTTCGAACATAAAGTGTGAGTTTGGAAAGATCAGTGTGAAAGGTAAAAAGAGAAAGAAGGAGAAGGAGAATAATGTAGAAGGCAGTACAGAGGAAAAGGATTTAGGAGCAACAGATTTCAGAAAATGTTGGAAGAAGAAGtcaatttttttcaatatttcttATTGGAAACACCTGCATGTTAGACATTGTCTCAATGTGATGCACATCGAGAAGAATGTTTTTGAATCCCTCATTAATACTTTGATGAATGTTAAAGGAAAAACTAAGGACAATGTGGCAGCTAGGTTGGACATGATTCAAATGGGAGTTAGGCCTGAATTGAGACCTAAATTTGGTgagaaaaaaacatatattcCTCCTAGTGCATGCTCATTCACAAAAAAAGAGAAGTTACAAGTGTGCTAG
- the LOC140879074 gene encoding uncharacterized protein gives MACKYIYTYVVRLMGEDDSIHIEFEESMFGRSQSLRFIREDIVPFMEMREIGARQILVYLGHLYKYLKEEDRTDCISFVDPGHLPTCPLDSDGSHLSQHIANQLEAVCRDSVCLIPYNTGYHWILTIVNVAENMIYLLDSTTNRCRDDAWKKIVMNGVKLYNASRGIPKWPGFKQLTVCGVLMYE, from the exons ATGGCTTGCAAGTATATCTACACATATGTTGTTAGATTGATGGGCGAAGATGACAGCATTCACATAGAGTTTGAGGAATCTATGTTTGGACGTTCTCAAAGCCTACGGTTTATTAGAGAAGATATCGTTCCATTTATGGAGATGAGGGAGATAGGTGCGAGACAGATTTTGGTTTACCTGGG TCACCTCTACAAATATTTGAAGGAAGAAGACCGAACAGATTGCATTTCATTTGTGGATCCTGGCCACTTACCTACATGCCCACTTGACAGCGATGGCAGTCACTTGTCACAACATATCGCTAACCAGTTGGAAGCAGTTTGTAGAGACAGCGTATGCCTCATCCCATACAACACTGG GTACCATTGGATCTTGACCATCGTCAATGTAGctgaaaatatgatatatttgttggaCTCTACTACAAATAGATGCCGAGATGATGCATGGAAAAAGATAGTGATGAA TGGGGTCAAGCTGTACAATGCGTCGAGGGGTATTCCTAAATGGCCAGGTTTTAAACAACTGACGGTATGTGGTGTGCTTATGTATGAATGA
- the LOC140879075 gene encoding extracellular ribonuclease LE-like — MSLNGSSILIKLLLLQTLCVLSLGQDFDFFYFVLQWPGSYCDTKQSCCYPTTGKPEADFIIRGLWPNYNDGTYLTNCDPNEPFDQSKISDLISKMQQNWPSLAYPCGNGTELWAYEWEKHGTCSESVLDQHDYFKSALELKSKLDLLQILQSEGINPDGGYYNLSSIKKAVQNAVGQIPWIECNADESKNSQLYQICFCVDSSGSNFIACPLWPRGNKCKSTVEFPSFQIDQESCATHDDLNTFLLSFMELVSLSCYPGKAEVSGLLFGTEQLVRTGRIFEEGGVGKVKS, encoded by the exons ATGAGCCTCAATGGTTCTTCCATCTTGATCAAGTTGTTGCTGTTGCAAACCCTGTGTGTGCTCTCCTTAGGACAAGATTTTGATTTCTTCTACTTTGTCTTACAG TGGCCAGGATCCTATTGCGACACGAAACAAAGTTGTTGCTACCCCACAACAGGGAAGCCCGAAGCAGATTTCATCATCCGTGGCCTGTGGCCGAACTACAATGATGGCACGTATCTTACAAACTGCGATCCCAACGAACCCTTCGATCAATCGAAG atatcagatttgataagcAAAATGCAGCAAAATTGGCCCAGTTTGGCCTATCCTTGCGGCAATGGCACCGAGTTATGGGCATACGAATGGGAGAAACACGGAACATGCTCCGAGTCCGTGCTGGACCAACATGACTACTTtaaatcggctcttgaactcaAATCCAAACTTGATCTCCTCCAAATTCTTCAATCTGAAG GGATCAATCCAGATGGAGGATATTATAACTTGAGCAGCATAAAAAAAGCAGTTCAAAATGCAGTTGGACAAATTCCTTGGATAGAATGCAATGCTGATGAATCTAAGAATAGCCAATTATACCAGATATGCTTTTGTGTTGACAGTTCCGGTTCAAATTTCATCGCATGCCCACTGTGGCCACGTGGCAATAAATGCAAGTCTACCGTTGAGTTCCCATCATTTCAG ATCGACCAAGAAAGTTGTGCAACTCACGATGATCTTAATacatttcttttatcttttatggAACTGGTTTCTTTATCATGCTATCCTGGAAAGGCAGAGGTGTCGGGGCTGTTGTTTGGGACTGAACAGTTAGTTCGTACTGGGCGAATATTCGAGGAAGGGGGAGTTGGAAAAGTCAAGTCGTGA
- the LOC140880377 gene encoding extracellular ribonuclease LE-like yields MARIMSLNGSSILIKLLLLQTLCVLSLGQDFDFFYFVLQWPGSYCDTKQSCCYPTTGKPKADFGIHGLWPNYKDGAYPSNCDPNDPFDQSKISDLISRMQQNWPTLACPSGSGSTFWAHEWDKHGTCSESVLDQHGYFKSALNLKSKLDLLQILQSAGINPDGGNYSLSSIKNAVESAIGYSPWIECNVDESGNSQLYQIYFCIDTSGSNFIQCPVLPQGTCDSTVEFPSF; encoded by the exons ATGGCAAGAATCATGAGCCTCAATGGTTCTTCCATCTTGATCAAGTTGTTGCTGTTGCAAACCCTGTGTGTGCTCTCCTTAGGACAAGATTTTGATTTCTTCTACTTTGTCTTACAG TGGCCAGGATCGTATTGTGACACGAAACAAAGTTGTTGTTACCCCACAACAGGGAAGCCCAAAGCAGATTTCGGCATCCATGGGCTGTGGCCGAACTACAAAGATGGCGCTTATCCTTCCAACTGCGATCCCAACGACCCGTTCGATCAATCGAAG atatcagatttgataagcCGAATGCAGCAAAATTGGCCAACTTTGGCCTGTCCCAGCGGCAGCGGCTCGACGTTTTGGGCGCACGAGTGGGACAAGCACGGAACATGCTCTGAGTCCGTGCTGGACCAACATGGCTACTTTAAATCTGCCCTTAACCTCAAATCCAAACTTGATCtccttcaaattcttcaatctgCAG GGATCAATCCAGATGGAGGAAATTATAGCCTTAGCAGCATAAAAAATGCAGTTGAAAGTGCAATTGGGTACAGTCCTTGGATAGAATGCAATGTTGATGAATCTGGGAATAGCCAATTGTACCAGATATACTTTTGTATTGACACTTCTGGTTCAAATTTCATCCAATGCCCAGTGTTGCCACAAGGGACATGCGACTCCACCGTTGAGTTCCCATCATTTTAG